In the genome of Negativicoccus succinicivorans, one region contains:
- the trmB gene encoding tRNA (guanosine(46)-N7)-methyltransferase TrmB, whose amino-acid sequence MRLRRKPWIDEAILEYADFLSIGWPENCRGRWQDIFARGERPLWVELGTGKGQFIAGLAARHEDVNIIGIELQRGVLYYAGQKVAAAELANVRLVEGDISELLDVFAPGEVDRFYLNFCDPWPKARHAKRRLTHRGFLEKYATLLAPQGEIHFKTDNHDLFYFSIEEFQALGWTLRDVTDDLHQNEPAENVRTEYEQKFSAKGQPIYRLVAVVPERKGHDEENA is encoded by the coding sequence ATGCGTTTACGAAGAAAACCCTGGATCGATGAAGCGATTCTCGAGTACGCCGATTTTTTGTCGATCGGCTGGCCGGAAAATTGCCGCGGACGCTGGCAAGACATTTTCGCGCGCGGTGAACGCCCGCTGTGGGTCGAGCTCGGCACCGGCAAAGGACAATTTATTGCCGGCTTGGCGGCGCGGCACGAAGATGTGAACATCATCGGTATCGAGTTGCAGCGCGGCGTACTATACTATGCCGGACAGAAGGTAGCGGCGGCGGAGCTTGCCAATGTGCGCCTGGTTGAAGGTGATATCAGCGAACTGTTAGACGTGTTCGCGCCGGGCGAAGTGGATCGTTTTTATCTTAATTTTTGTGATCCGTGGCCGAAAGCGCGGCATGCCAAACGGCGGCTTACCCACCGCGGCTTTCTCGAAAAATATGCGACGCTCTTGGCGCCGCAGGGTGAAATCCATTTCAAGACGGACAATCACGATTTATTTTACTTTTCCATCGAAGAGTTTCAAGCGCTCGGTTGGACGCTGCGCGATGTGACGGACGATTTGCATCAAAATGAACCGGCGGAAAATGTCCGCACGGAATACGAACAGAAATTTTCCGCTAAAGGGCAACCGATTTATCGTTTGGTAGCGGTAGTTCCGGAGAGGAAAGGCCATGACGAAGAGAACGCGTAA
- a CDS encoding Rne/Rng family ribonuclease: MSRLLVNTTPRETIIAVTQGNDLTDLVIQPTDGEPLLHRIYKGVVKNVVAALDAAFVDIGTGENGYLPLLGGKSRDLEGHKISVGARVLVQVTKEARGTKGPMLTTKPSLAGRYAVLLTKGRYVGVSKQIQEAAERERLRGLVGAQLGLGDEACGFILRTAAQGVDAAELTHDLAFLRRTWESIRRRAKIASAPACLYREADIVLRAARDYVTPSTEQIITNDRAAYERLVDLVSEQPQVEVSYVAANDLLTQHGIQDAIAPLLERRVEVAGGAYIVIDPTEALTAIDVNSGTFRSGHGRDDLALRVNLAAAQEVARQIRLRNIGGIIIVDFIDMQRKEDRELVLTALRAAVKEDRVRTTVVEMTALGLVEMTRHKTGPTLQESRYMRCPECAGTGYVMTAAAIVEQITEELRQKARQGLADRVLVQVHPTVAEHLREENLAAQWQARFHKEFIIATHQRPSRTQYQLAAAPQED, encoded by the coding sequence ATGAGCCGCTTACTGGTGAATACGACTCCGCGGGAGACGATTATCGCGGTGACGCAGGGAAATGATCTGACGGATCTGGTGATTCAACCGACCGACGGGGAACCACTTTTGCATCGCATTTATAAAGGAGTCGTCAAAAATGTGGTCGCGGCGCTCGATGCAGCTTTTGTCGACATCGGTACCGGCGAAAACGGTTACTTGCCGCTTCTCGGCGGCAAATCGCGCGATCTCGAAGGACATAAAATCAGCGTCGGCGCGCGCGTGCTCGTGCAGGTGACGAAAGAAGCGCGCGGCACGAAAGGCCCGATGCTTACGACTAAACCCTCGCTGGCGGGACGGTATGCGGTGCTTTTAACCAAAGGCCGTTACGTCGGCGTTTCGAAACAAATACAGGAGGCGGCGGAACGGGAACGCTTGCGCGGACTCGTCGGCGCCCAATTAGGCTTGGGAGACGAGGCGTGCGGTTTTATTCTGCGGACAGCAGCACAAGGTGTGGATGCGGCGGAATTAACGCATGACCTCGCGTTCCTGCGGCGCACATGGGAAAGTATCCGGCGGCGGGCGAAGATCGCATCCGCGCCGGCGTGCCTTTATCGGGAGGCGGATATTGTGTTGCGCGCCGCGCGCGATTACGTGACGCCGTCGACCGAACAGATTATCACGAACGATCGCGCCGCGTATGAACGGCTTGTCGATTTGGTTTCCGAACAGCCGCAAGTGGAAGTGTCCTATGTCGCGGCGAATGATTTGCTGACGCAGCACGGCATTCAGGACGCGATCGCTCCGTTGCTCGAACGCCGCGTGGAGGTGGCGGGCGGCGCGTACATCGTGATTGATCCGACCGAAGCGCTGACCGCGATCGATGTCAATTCCGGAACATTTCGAAGCGGACACGGGCGGGACGATTTGGCGTTGCGCGTCAATCTCGCCGCGGCGCAGGAAGTGGCGCGACAGATTCGCTTGCGCAATATCGGCGGCATTATCATCGTTGATTTTATTGATATGCAGCGCAAAGAAGATCGCGAACTCGTGCTCACAGCATTGCGCGCGGCGGTCAAAGAAGATCGCGTGCGCACGACGGTCGTGGAAATGACGGCGCTCGGACTGGTCGAGATGACGCGTCACAAGACCGGACCCACGCTGCAGGAAAGTCGCTATATGCGTTGTCCGGAATGCGCGGGTACGGGGTACGTGATGACGGCCGCCGCGATCGTGGAACAAATCACCGAAGAGCTGCGGCAAAAGGCGCGGCAAGGATTGGCCGATCGCGTACTGGTGCAGGTGCATCCGACGGTCGCGGAGCATTTGCGGGAGGAAAATCTGGCGGCGCAATGGCAGGCCCGCTTTCATAAAGAATTTATCATCGCGACGCACCAACGGCCGTCGCGAACGCAGTACCAACTTGCGGCGGCGCCGCAGGAGGACTAG
- the uraA gene encoding uracil permease, whose product MKKYVDVDEKLPIWETLPLSIQHLFAMFGATVLVPFLLKVDPSIALLMNGIGTLLYMAICKGRLPAYLGSSFAFISPVTLIVSMGLGYGAAQSGFIVFGLCFVLLSFLVKKVGVGWIDTLFPPAAMGAIVAIIGLELAPSAMNMAGLVGDPVPGVDPQLAVIVSIFTLVVTILVSLFGRGFLGVIPVLMGVVAGYILSLFLGIVNVDAITAAPWFAVPTLYMPEWNWQAIIIILPAVFVVFAEHIGHLVVTSHVVGRDLMTDPGLSRSLLGDGLANILSGIVGATPNTTYGENIGVMAITRVYSVWVIRGAAIIAILCSFIGKISAVIHGIPTPVMGGVCILLFGIIATTGLRMLIEQKVDYTQPENLILTAVTLITGLSGAVLNFGPFHLKGMALATVVAMVIAIVLRLFRGFRPQE is encoded by the coding sequence ATGAAAAAATATGTGGACGTAGACGAGAAATTACCGATTTGGGAAACGTTGCCTCTGAGCATTCAGCATTTGTTCGCCATGTTCGGCGCGACGGTGCTCGTACCGTTTTTATTGAAGGTCGATCCTTCGATCGCGCTTTTGATGAACGGGATCGGCACGCTTTTGTACATGGCGATCTGTAAGGGGCGCTTACCCGCGTACCTCGGTTCGAGTTTTGCGTTTATCTCGCCGGTCACCCTGATCGTTTCCATGGGACTCGGTTACGGCGCCGCGCAGAGCGGCTTCATCGTTTTCGGTCTGTGTTTCGTCTTGCTGTCCTTTTTAGTGAAAAAGGTCGGTGTCGGCTGGATTGATACTTTGTTCCCGCCGGCGGCGATGGGCGCCATCGTTGCGATCATCGGTTTGGAATTAGCGCCGAGCGCGATGAATATGGCGGGACTGGTCGGCGACCCCGTTCCGGGGGTGGATCCGCAACTGGCCGTGATCGTTTCGATTTTCACTTTGGTCGTGACCATTTTGGTATCTTTATTCGGTCGCGGTTTTTTGGGCGTCATTCCCGTGCTGATGGGGGTGGTCGCGGGGTACATCCTTTCACTCTTTCTCGGTATCGTGAATGTGGACGCGATCACGGCGGCGCCGTGGTTTGCCGTGCCGACGCTGTATATGCCGGAATGGAACTGGCAGGCCATCATCATTATTTTGCCCGCGGTTTTTGTCGTTTTCGCCGAACATATCGGCCACCTTGTGGTGACGAGTCATGTCGTCGGCCGCGATTTGATGACGGATCCGGGATTGTCGCGTTCGCTTTTGGGCGACGGTCTCGCGAATATTCTCTCCGGTATCGTAGGGGCGACGCCGAATACGACGTACGGTGAAAACATCGGCGTCATGGCGATCACGCGCGTCTACAGCGTGTGGGTCATTCGCGGCGCGGCCATCATCGCCATTCTCTGCTCTTTCATCGGCAAAATTTCCGCGGTCATTCACGGCATACCGACCCCGGTCATGGGCGGCGTCTGCATCCTTCTCTTCGGTATCATCGCCACCACCGGTTTGCGCATGCTGATCGAACAGAAAGTGGATTATACGCAACCGGAAAATCTGATTTTAACCGCGGTCACGCTGATTACCGGCCTTTCCGGCGCGGTGTTGAACTTCGGTCCGTTCCACTTGAAGGGAATGGCGTTGGCGACGGTCGTCGCGATGGTGATTGCGATCGTTCTGCGCTTGTTCCGCGGCTTTCGTCCGCAAGAATAA
- the rodA gene encoding rod shape-determining protein RodA: MGIERWWRSTDRALVLVTLALTLLGLLFIGSASHINQAGLHVSDYLAKQAAFLVADIAIFVYLLRFDYRKLYRYAPALYGANLIVLIAVMVVGTSALGAQRWITIGPISIQPSEFAKIIYIVCLARFLCRPSLDLKKWSGLFYTALFLLPPFALVLLQPDLGTSLVFGAITLGGLYIAGVRMDYIRKVCLAGLAVLPLAWFFLLKEYQKNRILVLFDPERDPFNTGYHVIQSKIAIGSGGLIGKGLFAGTQSQLNFLPENHTDFIFAVVGEETGLVGALLLLLLYFVLLYRGIWIASTAADRFGRYIATGIVAMWLFQIFINVGMTIGIMPVTGIPLPFLSYGVSSLTLNLCSVALLLNIYLRRKTVLFDASA; encoded by the coding sequence ATGGGTATCGAACGTTGGTGGCGCTCGACGGATCGGGCGCTGGTGTTGGTCACGCTGGCGTTGACGCTGCTCGGACTGCTCTTCATCGGATCGGCGTCTCATATTAATCAGGCGGGGCTTCATGTTTCGGATTACTTGGCGAAGCAGGCGGCGTTTTTGGTGGCCGATATCGCCATTTTCGTGTACTTGTTACGCTTTGACTACAGGAAACTCTACCGCTACGCACCGGCTTTATATGGGGCCAATTTAATCGTTTTGATAGCGGTTATGGTGGTGGGTACGAGCGCGCTCGGCGCGCAACGTTGGATCACGATCGGACCGATCAGTATTCAGCCGTCAGAATTTGCCAAAATCATTTATATCGTCTGTTTGGCGCGGTTTTTGTGTCGGCCGTCGCTGGATTTAAAAAAATGGAGCGGACTTTTTTACACGGCGCTTTTTCTGCTGCCGCCGTTTGCGCTGGTTTTGCTGCAGCCGGACTTGGGCACGAGTTTGGTGTTCGGCGCGATTACGCTCGGCGGTTTGTATATTGCGGGCGTGCGCATGGACTACATTCGCAAAGTTTGCCTGGCGGGGCTTGCGGTCTTGCCGCTGGCGTGGTTTTTCCTGCTCAAAGAGTACCAGAAGAATCGTATTCTCGTGCTGTTTGATCCGGAACGCGATCCGTTCAATACCGGGTACCACGTGATCCAGTCGAAAATCGCGATCGGCTCGGGCGGTCTGATCGGTAAAGGCTTGTTTGCCGGCACGCAGAGCCAGTTGAATTTTTTGCCGGAAAACCACACGGACTTTATTTTCGCGGTGGTCGGTGAGGAAACGGGGCTGGTCGGCGCGTTATTGCTGTTGCTGCTGTACTTCGTGCTGCTGTATCGCGGCATTTGGATTGCCAGCACGGCCGCCGATCGGTTCGGGCGCTATATCGCGACCGGGATCGTGGCGATGTGGTTATTTCAGATTTTCATTAATGTCGGGATGACGATCGGCATCATGCCGGTCACCGGTATCCCGCTTCCGTTTTTAAGTTACGGAGTCAGTTCGTTGACGCTTAATTTGTGCAGCGTCGCGTTGTTATTAAATATTTACCTGCGGCGCAAAACCGTTTTGTTTGATGCGTCCGCTTAG
- the fusA gene encoding elongation factor G, whose product MKDYAGSQIRNVAVLSHDGAGKTAVVENLLATTGAIEGVGTGADNKHVLDFEPEEIKRNVTIQLGIAPCEWKGYKLNFIDTPGYGEFSGEVRAALRACDGILIIVSAESGVEVDTQRAWDYGDELALPRMIFINKMDAEQANYDKTLAEMRERFGKSVMPLHLPLGEGKDFHGIIDIVKMKATVWENGQETEIDIPEEWQARASEVRDMAIEAAAEGDDILLEKYLDGGELTVEEIRLGLREGMKSGRVVPVMIGSALAKIGLDKMLDRIIRYMPDASARTMEGTNPKTETSVTVHADNPFSAFVFKTVIDPFAGKLSYIRIISGTLREGDKLINQTQDLTERFTKMYTTVGKQQIPLAQATAGDIIAIPKLEAKTGDTFSDAGFPVVYEPVRFPKSLYIVAVEPESKGDEEKLAAGLLRLAEEDPTFVTQKDPETRQTLVYSMGEIHLQHNLGKLERKYGTKARVVEPKVPYRETILGKAEGEGKHKKQSGGHGQYGHVFLRVEPTTEDFEFVDDIFGGAVPRQYIPAVEKGTRETLAKGMIAGYPMIGVRVTLYDGSYHSVDSSEMAFKVAASLALRKIIPQAQPILLQPVYNVNVFVPDEYMGAIVGDLSAKGGRILGMEPGERGGESVVRAQVALGKMFSYVTELRSQTQGRGTFNMEFYQYEQVPFQEAQEIIDAYTAEKEE is encoded by the coding sequence GTGAAAGATTATGCAGGTTCTCAGATTCGTAATGTGGCGGTCCTGTCGCACGACGGGGCAGGTAAAACAGCCGTGGTCGAAAATTTGCTCGCAACGACCGGAGCGATCGAAGGTGTCGGCACAGGTGCCGATAATAAACATGTTCTCGATTTTGAGCCCGAAGAAATCAAACGAAATGTCACGATTCAATTGGGGATCGCGCCCTGCGAATGGAAAGGTTACAAGCTGAATTTCATCGATACTCCGGGCTACGGTGAATTTTCCGGTGAAGTGCGGGCGGCCTTGCGCGCGTGCGACGGCATCCTCATCATCGTTTCCGCCGAATCGGGCGTCGAAGTGGACACGCAGCGCGCGTGGGATTACGGTGACGAACTGGCGCTGCCGCGGATGATTTTTATCAATAAAATGGACGCCGAACAGGCGAATTACGACAAGACCCTTGCCGAAATGCGCGAACGTTTCGGTAAAAGCGTCATGCCGTTGCACTTGCCGCTGGGGGAAGGCAAAGATTTCCACGGCATCATTGATATCGTGAAAATGAAAGCGACCGTTTGGGAAAACGGTCAGGAAACGGAAATCGACATTCCGGAAGAATGGCAGGCGCGCGCGTCGGAAGTACGCGACATGGCGATTGAAGCGGCCGCGGAAGGCGACGACATTCTACTGGAAAAATATTTGGATGGCGGCGAACTGACGGTCGAAGAAATTCGCCTCGGTTTGCGCGAAGGCATGAAGAGCGGTCGCGTTGTGCCGGTCATGATCGGCTCGGCGCTGGCGAAAATCGGCTTGGATAAAATGCTGGATCGCATTATCCGCTACATGCCGGACGCTTCCGCGCGCACGATGGAAGGCACGAATCCCAAGACGGAAACAAGCGTCACGGTGCATGCGGACAATCCGTTCAGCGCGTTTGTCTTCAAGACCGTCATCGATCCGTTTGCCGGTAAATTATCCTATATTCGGATTATCTCGGGCACGTTGCGGGAAGGCGACAAGCTGATCAACCAGACGCAGGATTTGACGGAACGATTTACGAAAATGTACACGACCGTCGGCAAACAGCAGATTCCGTTAGCGCAGGCGACGGCGGGCGACATCATCGCGATTCCCAAACTCGAAGCGAAAACGGGCGATACTTTCTCCGACGCGGGCTTCCCGGTTGTATATGAACCGGTGCGTTTCCCGAAATCGTTGTACATCGTAGCGGTCGAACCGGAAAGCAAAGGCGATGAAGAAAAACTCGCCGCCGGCTTGCTCCGGTTGGCGGAAGAAGACCCCACCTTTGTCACGCAAAAAGATCCGGAAACGCGGCAGACTTTGGTGTATTCAATGGGTGAAATTCATCTGCAGCATAATCTCGGCAAACTTGAACGCAAGTACGGCACTAAAGCGCGCGTTGTCGAGCCGAAAGTACCGTATCGGGAAACGATCCTGGGCAAGGCGGAAGGCGAAGGTAAACACAAGAAACAAAGCGGCGGTCATGGTCAATACGGTCACGTCTTCCTGCGCGTCGAACCGACGACGGAAGACTTTGAATTCGTTGATGACATTTTTGGCGGCGCCGTACCGCGTCAATATATTCCGGCGGTCGAAAAAGGCACGCGGGAAACCTTGGCGAAAGGCATGATCGCGGGCTATCCGATGATCGGCGTGCGCGTCACGCTCTACGACGGCTCGTATCACTCGGTCGACTCGTCGGAAATGGCGTTCAAAGTAGCGGCCTCGCTGGCGCTGCGCAAGATTATTCCGCAGGCGCAACCGATATTGTTGCAGCCGGTGTACAACGTGAACGTATTCGTGCCCGATGAATACATGGGCGCGATCGTCGGCGATCTTTCCGCGAAAGGCGGCCGGATCCTCGGCATGGAACCGGGCGAGCGCGGCGGCGAATCCGTGGTGCGCGCGCAGGTCGCGTTGGGCAAAATGTTCTCCTACGTGACGGAACTGCGTTCGCAAACGCAGGGGCGCGGCACGTTCAACATGGAATTTTACCAGTACGAACAGGTGCCGTTCCAAGAAGCGCAGGAAATCATCGACGCGTACACGGCAGAAAAAGAAGAATAA
- a CDS encoding FtsW/RodA/SpoVE family cell cycle protein: protein MTKRTRKQSRRSFWGALGHRLHLRKFGYGDWFFVVVLFLLIVGTVNVFSSTFYMNLRSSAGIASDLFRHALFLALGAICGALVYRFNYQNLRKSMTLWIGITVLMLLLVQVAGLTVNGARRWIALGGFTFQPSEVAKLVGIMCTASGLALRVERGEPVRLWQSLGGALGAAGKRQWKRMKIFLAEWQPLFWPLVFGALIFLQPDFGTVILVLGVPLLLYFLAGLPQLEIVGTLIAAAILFVAGVIAAPYRMQRLIAWYDPFSYARDLGYQVVQSIIAVGSGGFLGQGFGQGLSKFAYLPEQHTDFAYAVFAQEAGFWLAVFVPLAFLALLFTGFKIAGRARDHYSSYLVYGLVTLLVGQGLYNTAMTLGVLPVTGVPLPFISYGGSAMVVNLISVGMILGVERKTRELEEREAHWAKVRALSEGIAPNRRWQPPR from the coding sequence ATGACGAAGAGAACGCGTAAGCAGAGCCGACGGAGCTTTTGGGGCGCGCTCGGCCACCGACTTCATCTGCGCAAGTTCGGCTACGGCGATTGGTTTTTCGTCGTGGTGCTGTTTTTGCTGATCGTAGGCACGGTGAATGTTTTCAGTTCCACTTTTTATATGAATTTGCGCAGTTCCGCGGGGATCGCCTCCGATCTGTTTCGCCATGCGTTGTTTTTAGCGCTCGGCGCAATTTGCGGCGCTTTGGTCTACCGATTTAATTATCAGAACCTGCGCAAGAGCATGACGCTGTGGATCGGGATCACAGTGCTGATGTTGCTCCTCGTGCAGGTGGCGGGACTGACCGTCAACGGAGCGCGCCGGTGGATCGCGCTGGGCGGATTTACGTTCCAACCGTCGGAAGTGGCGAAGCTCGTCGGCATTATGTGCACCGCCTCCGGTCTCGCGCTGCGTGTCGAGCGCGGCGAGCCGGTGCGGCTTTGGCAATCACTGGGTGGCGCGTTGGGGGCCGCCGGAAAACGGCAGTGGAAACGAATGAAGATCTTTCTTGCGGAATGGCAACCGCTGTTTTGGCCGTTGGTGTTCGGCGCGCTCATCTTTCTGCAGCCGGACTTCGGCACCGTGATTTTGGTCTTGGGCGTGCCGCTTCTGCTGTATTTTTTGGCGGGCTTGCCGCAGCTGGAAATTGTCGGTACGTTGATCGCGGCCGCGATCTTGTTCGTCGCGGGCGTTATCGCCGCGCCGTATCGCATGCAACGTCTTATCGCCTGGTATGATCCGTTCAGCTACGCGCGTGATCTCGGATACCAGGTCGTGCAAAGTATTATTGCCGTCGGTTCCGGCGGATTTTTGGGACAAGGTTTCGGGCAGGGCTTGAGTAAATTCGCGTACCTGCCGGAGCAACACACGGACTTCGCGTATGCGGTCTTCGCGCAGGAAGCCGGATTTTGGCTGGCGGTCTTTGTTCCGCTCGCTTTTCTCGCGCTTTTATTTACCGGCTTTAAAATCGCCGGCCGCGCGCGCGACCACTACAGTTCGTACTTGGTCTACGGACTGGTGACGTTGCTGGTCGGGCAAGGGTTGTACAATACCGCGATGACGCTCGGCGTCTTACCCGTCACGGGTGTGCCGCTGCCCTTTATCAGTTACGGCGGTTCCGCGATGGTCGTGAATTTGATTTCCGTCGGCATGATTTTGGGCGTGGAACGCAAAACCCGTGAGCTGGAGGAGCGGGAAGCGCATTGGGCCAAAGTTCGCGCGCTTTCGGAAGGAATCGCGCCGAATCGGCGCTGGCAGCCGCCGCGTTAA
- a CDS encoding TIGR03960 family B12-binding radical SAM protein — translation MSTVSVSPFLLNTVQKPARYIGGEYNSIVKDHRQMAVSVALAFPDVYEVAMSHVGLKILYEVINREEDAVAERVYAPWPDMEAAMRQNGLPLYTLETKTPVKEYDVFGFTLQYEMSCTNVLNMLDLAGLPIWSEERTDDMPLVIAGGPCVYNPEPLAPFIDVFFVGESEESVVELVDAVKAWKAAGRPDGRRGLLERMAQISGNYVPAFYDAHYDRAGNFVRLVPNTEAAPAKVRKRVVENVDALPVPLHPILPHIESVHDRAVLELFRGCTRGCRFCQAGMIYRPVREKTQEQLLAIARELIKNSGYDEISLMSLSSADYSQLASLVDALFAEFADRGVSISLPSLRIDSFSVDIAKKVQQVRKSGLTLAPEAGTQRLRDVINKGVTEEDLMQACTNAFTSGWNRVKLYFMLGLPTETDEDLAGIAELGYRVSDLYRSITGRMNAHVTISVSSFVPKPFTPFQWFGQIPKTEIERRQLYLKSQIKSRNIHYRYHDAPTSLLEAVLARGDRRVAQVIYAAWKQGAKFDGWTDWFKPEYWDKAFQETGIDPRYYAERQRDFNEPLPWEHIDCGVTKDFLHREWRQGVNAALTHDCRRLSCAGCGVCPQLGVSVLDGMEGNRAKTTFIYRER, via the coding sequence ATGTCTACAGTCAGCGTCTCGCCGTTTTTGCTCAATACCGTGCAAAAACCCGCGCGTTACATCGGCGGCGAATACAACAGCATCGTCAAAGATCACCGTCAGATGGCGGTGTCGGTGGCGCTCGCGTTTCCCGATGTGTATGAGGTGGCGATGAGCCATGTCGGTTTGAAAATTTTATATGAAGTGATTAATCGAGAAGAAGATGCGGTCGCCGAGCGCGTCTATGCGCCGTGGCCGGATATGGAAGCGGCCATGCGTCAAAACGGGTTGCCGCTCTATACGTTGGAAACCAAAACGCCGGTGAAAGAATACGACGTTTTCGGTTTTACCTTGCAGTATGAAATGTCCTGCACGAATGTGTTGAATATGCTCGATTTGGCGGGATTGCCGATTTGGAGCGAAGAACGTACGGACGATATGCCGCTCGTGATCGCGGGTGGACCCTGCGTCTACAATCCGGAACCGCTCGCGCCGTTTATCGATGTCTTTTTTGTCGGTGAATCGGAAGAGTCGGTTGTCGAGCTGGTCGATGCCGTCAAAGCATGGAAAGCGGCGGGTCGTCCCGACGGACGGCGCGGCCTTTTGGAACGCATGGCGCAAATTTCGGGTAATTATGTGCCCGCGTTTTATGATGCGCATTACGATCGCGCGGGGAATTTCGTGCGGCTCGTGCCGAATACGGAGGCGGCGCCGGCCAAGGTGCGAAAACGCGTGGTGGAAAATGTGGACGCGCTGCCCGTGCCCTTGCACCCGATTTTGCCGCATATCGAGTCCGTGCACGATCGTGCCGTGCTCGAATTGTTTCGCGGCTGCACGCGCGGCTGTCGGTTTTGTCAGGCGGGCATGATTTATCGTCCGGTGCGAGAAAAAACGCAGGAGCAGTTGCTTGCGATCGCGCGCGAACTGATTAAAAACAGCGGCTATGATGAAATTTCGCTGATGTCGCTTTCCTCGGCCGACTATTCGCAGCTCGCCTCGCTGGTCGACGCGTTGTTCGCGGAATTCGCCGATCGCGGCGTGAGCATCAGCTTGCCGTCACTGCGCATCGACAGTTTTTCCGTCGATATCGCGAAAAAAGTGCAGCAGGTGCGCAAAAGCGGTCTGACGCTCGCTCCGGAGGCGGGCACGCAGCGCTTGCGCGATGTGATCAATAAAGGCGTGACGGAAGAAGATTTAATGCAAGCCTGCACCAACGCGTTTACGTCCGGCTGGAATCGCGTGAAACTTTACTTCATGCTGGGCTTGCCGACGGAAACCGATGAAGATTTAGCGGGCATCGCGGAACTCGGTTATCGCGTGAGCGATCTTTACCGATCGATCACGGGGCGCATGAACGCGCATGTGACGATCAGCGTGTCGAGTTTCGTGCCGAAGCCGTTCACGCCGTTCCAATGGTTCGGGCAAATTCCGAAAACGGAAATCGAACGGCGGCAACTGTATTTGAAAAGTCAAATCAAAAGCCGCAATATTCACTACCGCTACCACGATGCGCCGACCAGTTTGCTGGAAGCGGTCTTGGCGCGCGGTGATCGGCGCGTCGCGCAAGTCATTTACGCGGCGTGGAAGCAAGGCGCGAAATTTGACGGTTGGACGGATTGGTTCAAGCCGGAATACTGGGACAAAGCATTTCAGGAGACCGGTATCGATCCGCGTTACTATGCGGAGCGGCAACGTGATTTCAATGAGCCGTTGCCCTGGGAGCATATCGATTGCGGCGTGACGAAAGATTTTCTGCACCGCGAATGGCGACAGGGCGTGAACGCCGCGCTGACACACGATTGCCGTCGCCTCTCCTGCGCGGGTTGCGGCGTCTGCCCGCAGCTCGGCGTCAGCGTACTCGACGGAATGGAGGGAAATCGTGCCAAGACTACGTTTATCTATCGCGAAAGATGA
- a CDS encoding TIGR03936 family radical SAM-associated protein, with product MPRLRLSIAKDEPLRFLGHLDFMRSMERALRRSDLPIAYSEGFHAHMKVSYDSALAVGVTADPLYMDVELSEDVPDEDAARALAAALAPGVRLTAGAYIEQRAPKLMALINYEQYRVTGPLTAAFTDAQLQDVLTRFNTATTIPYTKVTPKKTRQLDVRNIVPEPLSGRIEDDFVTITVGLWRTLAGSIKPTELWEILANDFALPVAAGQCLVSRVKVARRTEDGTYILPLDAAAQEKL from the coding sequence GTGCCAAGACTACGTTTATCTATCGCGAAAGATGAGCCGTTGCGTTTTTTAGGGCATCTTGATTTCATGCGCTCGATGGAACGCGCGTTGCGCCGCTCCGATTTGCCGATCGCGTACTCGGAAGGCTTCCATGCGCATATGAAAGTCAGCTACGATTCCGCGCTCGCGGTCGGAGTGACGGCCGATCCGCTGTACATGGATGTTGAATTGAGCGAAGACGTGCCGGATGAAGACGCGGCGCGCGCGTTGGCGGCCGCATTGGCGCCGGGCGTGCGGTTGACGGCGGGCGCGTATATCGAACAGCGCGCGCCGAAACTGATGGCGTTGATTAATTATGAGCAATACAGAGTGACCGGTCCGCTCACAGCGGCGTTTACCGATGCGCAGTTGCAGGACGTTTTGACGCGCTTTAACACGGCGACGACGATTCCCTATACGAAAGTCACGCCGAAGAAAACGCGGCAACTCGATGTGCGCAACATTGTGCCCGAACCGTTGAGCGGCCGGATCGAAGACGATTTTGTAACCATTACGGTCGGCCTTTGGCGCACGCTTGCCGGCAGTATCAAACCGACGGAACTCTGGGAGATTTTGGCGAACGATTTCGCCTTGCCCGTTGCCGCGGGACAGTGCCTAGTGTCGCGCGTGAAGGTGGCGCGCCGTACAGAAGACGGCACGTATATTTTGCCGCTCGATGCGGCGGCGCAGGAAAAATTATGA